GCCACGCACGCCCGCAGCGCCCCGTCGCCGAGGCGCTCGAGCAGCTCGCCGAAGCGCTCGCCGGGGGCGACGCTGCGCAGGAACACGTCCAGGCAGCACTCCGCGGCGGCGAGCACGCCCTCCCGCGCGAACAGCCCGGGCAGCTCGACCGCAAGGCGCGGGTGCCGCCCGAGTCTGCCCCCGACCTGGATCCGCCAGCCGCGCCGCCCCACCTGCAGGGTGCCGCTCAGGCAGACGCGCGTGCACGCACCGCAGCGCACGCACCGGGACGGGTCGAGGATCGGCAGCAGACCGGGGTGCATGATGGCGCCCTCGCGGCAGGCGTGCACGCAGGCCAGGCACTGGTGGCAGACCTCGGCCGTCTGCCGCGGCTCGGCGGCGCCGATGACGCCGAGGTCCGCGATCTGGGGCCGCGAGCAGGCGTTCGGGCAGTCCGCGACCGCCACCGTGAACTCGTGGCGACGCTTGAGCTTCCCGCCGACGATCGCGCGCAGTCCCGCCCCGAAGTCGCGGGCACGAAAGAGCGCGTCGAGGTCCGCCGCCAGCGCATCGTCGGGCGCCGCGCGGTTGGCGCACCCCTCGCGCGGCCCCTTGCAGGTCTCGATCCGCCAGCCTCGGAGATCGTCCACTAGAAGGTCAGGCCCTCTCGTTCCATGAGCATCTCGCCGAGGAACGAGCCGGGTTTCACCGTCGCCCCGAAAGCGAGGTTCGCGGGGTCGAGCCCGGCGGGCTTGACGCACGAGGCGCAGAC
This bacterium DNA region includes the following protein-coding sequences:
- a CDS encoding 4Fe-4S binding protein codes for the protein MDDLRGWRIETCKGPREGCANRAAPDDALAADLDALFRARDFGAGLRAIVGGKLKRRHEFTVAVADCPNACSRPQIADLGVIGAAEPRQTAEVCHQCLACVHACREGAIMHPGLLPILDPSRCVRCGACTRVCLSGTLQVGRRGWRIQVGGRLGRHPRLAVELPGLFAREGVLAAAECCLDVFLRSVAPGERFGELLERLGDGALRACVAERAAPAPELPARAPAPILRGPV